The proteins below are encoded in one region of Tsuneonella sp. CC-YZS046:
- a CDS encoding NfeD family protein, with translation MMESLDNLDPHWVWLAIGLFLAAAEMAVPGVFLIWLAGAALVTGVLTWLLPLELAVQIVIFAVLAIVAVFSGRRYLRDNPIADADPLMNRRGARLVGETAVVTQAIDGGMGRVHHGDSEWLARGPDAAPGTRVRITGNDGAVLLVEPVAG, from the coding sequence ATGATGGAAAGTCTCGACAATCTCGATCCCCATTGGGTCTGGCTGGCTATCGGGCTGTTTCTCGCCGCTGCCGAGATGGCGGTTCCCGGCGTGTTCCTGATCTGGCTGGCTGGCGCGGCGCTGGTCACCGGGGTGCTGACCTGGCTGCTGCCGCTCGAGCTTGCGGTCCAGATCGTGATCTTCGCGGTCCTGGCGATCGTGGCCGTCTTTTCCGGCCGCCGCTATCTGCGCGACAATCCCATTGCCGACGCGGACCCGTTGATGAACCGGCGCGGCGCGCGCCTGGTCGGTGAAACGGCGGTTGTCACCCAGGCGATCGACGGCGGCATGGGCAGGGTCCATCATGGCGACAGTGAATGGCTGGCGCGCGGGCCGGACGCCGCGCCCGGCACGCGGGTGCGCATCACCGGGAACGATGGCGCGGTGCTGCTGGTGGAGCCTGTCGCCGGCTGA
- a CDS encoding SPFH domain-containing protein yields the protein MGSFLIALVFVVVVFLLMGVRVVRQGYVYTIERLGKFTLAATPGLHVIIPFIDRVGHKVNMMEQVLDIPGQEIITRDNAMVGVDAVVFFQVLDAGKAAYEVASLYVAIMQLTTTNLRTVMGSMDLDETLSKRDEINAKLLSVIDHATSPWGVKITRIEIKDIRPPADISNAMARQMKAEREKRASILEAEGLRASEILRAEGEKQSQILQAEGRREAAFRDAEAREREAEAEAKATQMVSDAIAASGTQALNYFIAQKYTEAVSQFATSPNAKTILFPVEATGLIGSLGGIGELVKDALGDSGNGGGNGGGHGGGKGAPPARTAPWAPQPSASRPPVPPGPGRE from the coding sequence ATGGGCAGTTTCCTGATCGCACTGGTTTTCGTGGTAGTGGTGTTCCTGCTGATGGGCGTTCGGGTCGTCCGGCAGGGATATGTCTACACGATCGAGCGGCTTGGCAAGTTCACGCTGGCGGCTACCCCCGGGCTGCACGTCATCATACCGTTCATCGACCGGGTCGGGCACAAGGTGAACATGATGGAGCAGGTGCTCGACATTCCGGGCCAGGAGATCATCACGCGCGACAACGCCATGGTGGGCGTGGACGCGGTGGTGTTCTTCCAGGTGCTGGATGCGGGCAAGGCGGCCTATGAGGTGGCCAGCCTCTATGTCGCGATCATGCAGCTCACCACCACCAACCTGCGCACGGTGATGGGTTCCATGGATCTCGACGAGACGCTGTCGAAGCGTGACGAGATCAACGCCAAGCTGCTGTCCGTGATCGATCACGCCACCTCGCCCTGGGGCGTCAAGATCACCCGCATCGAAATCAAGGATATCCGCCCGCCCGCGGATATTTCCAACGCCATGGCGCGGCAGATGAAGGCGGAGCGCGAGAAGCGCGCCTCGATCCTCGAGGCGGAAGGCCTGCGCGCTTCCGAGATCCTGCGGGCGGAGGGCGAGAAGCAATCCCAGATCCTGCAGGCGGAAGGGCGCCGCGAAGCCGCCTTCCGCGATGCCGAGGCGCGCGAGCGCGAGGCCGAGGCCGAGGCCAAGGCGACGCAGATGGTGTCGGATGCGATCGCGGCTTCCGGCACGCAGGCGCTCAATTACTTCATCGCCCAGAAATATACCGAGGCGGTTTCGCAATTCGCCACCTCGCCCAACGCCAAGACCATCCTGTTCCCGGTCGAGGCGACCGGCCTGATCGGCAGCTTGGGCGGCATCGGCGAGCTGGTGAAGGATGCGCTGGGCGACAGCGGCAATGGGGGCGGCAACGGTGGCGGCCATGGCGGCGGAAAGGGCGCGCCGCCCGCCCGCACGGCCCCGTGGGCGCCGCAGCCCTCTGCCTCGCGGCCGCCCGTTCCCCCGGGTCCGGGACGGGAATGA
- a CDS encoding aldo/keto reductase, producing MNGSPRQTRRTIGTRAVNPIGLGCMNIVWGYGLLPAPEDCAKLLDRAIDRGYDHLDTARIYGLGKSEELIGQTLRGRRERFYLASKTGIRVDGEKRHSDSRPEFIRAALEESLRLLRTDHIDLYYLHRRDFTVPIEESVGALADLVQEGKIGGIGLSEMSAETLRRAHATHPITAMQTEYSLWTRQVEIAVLDTCRELGVTMVAFSPLGRGALGGGLRDPGALPESDLRRTMPRFQHDHWPRNLSALDRFFALAAEAGVTPAQLALAWVLSRGEHIVAIPGTTSIAHMEENIAAAELAIDPAVLDRAGRIISPETISGPRYPPHMQRSIDTEEYA from the coding sequence ATGAACGGCTCACCACGCCAGACCCGCAGAACCATAGGCACGCGGGCGGTCAATCCGATCGGGCTGGGCTGCATGAACATCGTGTGGGGCTACGGGCTGCTTCCCGCCCCCGAGGATTGCGCGAAGCTGCTCGATCGCGCGATAGATCGCGGATACGACCATCTCGACACGGCCCGGATATACGGGCTGGGCAAGAGCGAGGAACTGATCGGGCAAACGCTGCGGGGGCGGCGCGAGCGGTTCTATCTGGCATCCAAGACCGGCATCAGGGTGGATGGAGAGAAGCGCCATAGTGATTCCCGCCCGGAATTCATCCGCGCCGCGCTGGAAGAGAGCCTCAGGCTGCTGCGGACCGATCACATCGACCTCTATTATTTGCACCGGCGCGATTTCACCGTGCCGATCGAGGAATCCGTGGGCGCGCTGGCCGATCTCGTGCAGGAAGGCAAGATCGGCGGCATCGGCCTTTCGGAAATGAGCGCGGAAACCCTGCGGCGCGCCCATGCCACCCACCCGATCACCGCCATGCAGACCGAATATTCGCTCTGGACCCGGCAGGTCGAGATCGCGGTGCTCGACACCTGCCGCGAACTCGGGGTCACGATGGTCGCGTTCTCGCCGCTCGGGCGCGGCGCGCTGGGCGGCGGATTGCGCGATCCGGGCGCCCTGCCGGAGAGCGACCTGCGCCGCACCATGCCGCGCTTCCAGCACGATCACTGGCCGCGCAACCTGTCCGCCCTCGACCGCTTCTTCGCGCTGGCGGCCGAAGCCGGGGTCACGCCGGCGCAGCTGGCGCTGGCCTGGGTGCTGTCCCGCGGGGAGCATATCGTCGCGATACCGGGCACCACCAGCATCGCCCATATGGAAGAGAACATCGCCGCGGCGGAACTGGCGATCGACCCGGCCGTCCTGGACCGCGCCGGCCGGATCATCAGCCCGGAAACCATATCCGGTCCGCGCTATCCGCCGCATATGCAGAGAAGCATCGATACCGAGGAATATGCCTGA
- a CDS encoding dienelactone hydrolase family protein produces the protein MCDETDSAQFDAALARRGLNRRQFAAMGAAVLVWACSSGKPEAAGPEAGPSPSGPAPLGEAMVSIGTPDGEADAFFVHPASGRHPAILLWPDVGGLRDAFKLMARRLARQGYAVLAVNPYYRGARAPVLESFSEWMTPEGKAKIQPLRNGLSADAVTRDARAYVAWLDGREAVDSTARIGTMGFCMGGPFAVRAAAAAPRRIGAAASLHGGGLATDAPDSPHRLLAQTEAAYLFAIARNDDAKEPETRDVLRKAADKARRPAEIEVYPADHGWTVPDSPAYDEPAAERAWARLSALFSERLKTKAG, from the coding sequence ATGTGCGATGAAACCGATTCTGCCCAATTCGATGCGGCGCTCGCCCGGCGCGGGCTGAACCGGCGGCAATTCGCCGCGATGGGGGCGGCCGTGCTGGTCTGGGCCTGCAGCAGCGGCAAGCCGGAGGCGGCAGGCCCGGAAGCGGGGCCTTCTCCATCCGGCCCGGCTCCGCTGGGCGAGGCGATGGTTTCCATCGGCACGCCCGATGGCGAGGCGGATGCGTTCTTCGTCCACCCGGCCAGCGGGCGGCATCCCGCGATCCTGCTGTGGCCGGATGTCGGGGGCTTGCGCGATGCCTTCAAGCTGATGGCCCGCCGCCTTGCACGGCAGGGCTATGCCGTGCTGGCGGTCAATCCCTATTACCGGGGCGCCCGCGCGCCGGTGCTGGAAAGCTTTTCCGAATGGATGACGCCGGAAGGCAAGGCGAAGATCCAGCCCTTGCGCAATGGTTTGAGCGCGGATGCCGTCACCCGCGACGCCAGGGCCTATGTCGCCTGGCTGGATGGGCGGGAAGCGGTCGATTCCACCGCGCGAATCGGCACGATGGGCTTTTGCATGGGCGGCCCTTTCGCGGTGCGCGCCGCGGCGGCCGCGCCCAGGCGCATCGGCGCGGCGGCTTCGCTGCATGGCGGCGGCCTGGCGACCGATGCCCCGGACAGCCCGCACCGGCTGCTCGCCCAGACGGAAGCGGCCTATCTGTTCGCGATCGCCCGGAACGACGACGCCAAGGAGCCGGAGACCAGGGATGTGCTGCGCAAGGCGGCGGACAAGGCGCGCCGCCCGGCGGAGATAGAGGTCTATCCCGCCGATCACGGCTGGACGGTGCCGGATTCCCCCGCTTACGACGAGCCTGCCGCCGAGCGGGCCTGGGCCAGGCTGTCGGCGCTGTTTTCGGAACGGCTCAAGACCAAGGCGGGCTGA
- a CDS encoding nitronate monooxygenase: MTSYSKTSALMRRGAEFLGSDYAILCGAMSWVSERHLVSAISNAGGFGVIACGAMTPDLLDAEIAGTRALTGKPFGVNLITMHPQLFDLIAVCGKHRVGHVVLAGGIPPKGSVEAIKAFDAKVVVFAPTLALAKKLLRSGADALVIEGMEAGGHIGPVATSVLAQEFLPELAEDHLVFVAGGIGRGEAMAGYLEMGAAGVQLGTRFACAKESIAHLAFKQAFFRASARDAVASVQVDPRLPVIPVRALKNKGTEEFTAKQREVAQLLDEGKVEMGEAQLRIEHYWAGALRRAVIDGDVENGSLMAGQSVGMVKAEEPVADILAALMAESEAALARR, translated from the coding sequence ATGACAAGCTATTCCAAGACTTCCGCACTGATGCGCCGGGGCGCAGAATTCCTCGGCAGCGATTATGCGATCCTGTGCGGCGCGATGAGCTGGGTTTCGGAGCGGCACCTCGTCTCCGCGATCAGCAATGCCGGCGGCTTCGGCGTGATCGCCTGCGGGGCGATGACCCCGGATCTGCTGGATGCGGAGATCGCCGGGACCAGGGCGCTGACCGGCAAGCCGTTCGGCGTGAACCTCATCACCATGCATCCGCAGCTGTTCGACCTGATCGCGGTGTGCGGCAAGCATCGCGTCGGCCATGTCGTGCTGGCGGGCGGCATTCCGCCCAAGGGCAGCGTGGAGGCGATCAAGGCCTTCGACGCTAAGGTCGTCGTGTTCGCGCCGACCCTGGCGCTGGCGAAGAAGCTGCTGCGTTCCGGCGCCGATGCGCTGGTGATCGAAGGGATGGAGGCGGGCGGCCATATCGGCCCGGTGGCGACCAGCGTGCTGGCGCAGGAATTTCTGCCCGAGCTGGCCGAAGATCACCTGGTGTTCGTGGCTGGGGGCATCGGCCGTGGCGAAGCGATGGCCGGCTATCTCGAAATGGGCGCGGCCGGGGTCCAGCTCGGCACCCGCTTCGCCTGCGCGAAGGAAAGCATCGCTCATCTCGCCTTCAAGCAGGCGTTCTTCCGGGCGAGCGCGCGCGACGCGGTGGCCAGCGTGCAGGTCGATCCGCGCCTGCCGGTGATTCCGGTGCGCGCGCTCAAGAACAAGGGCACCGAGGAATTTACCGCCAAGCAGCGCGAGGTCGCGCAATTGCTGGACGAAGGCAAGGTCGAGATGGGCGAGGCCCAGCTGCGGATCGAGCATTACTGGGCGGGCGCATTGCGCCGCGCGGTGATCGATGGCGATGTGGAGAACGGCTCGCTGATGGCCGGCCAGTCGGTCGGGATGGTCAAGGCGGAAGAGCCGGTGGCCGATATTCTGGCCGCGCTGATGGCGGAGAGCGAGGCCGCGCTGGCCCGGCGCTGA
- the katG gene encoding catalase/peroxidase HPI, which produces MDAKTTGPLDGCPMHEGGVRSLLGRTNRDWWPEMLAVEVLNPNGPSNPMGDDFDYAQAFKSLDYQALKDDLTALMTDSQPWWPADYGHYGPFFIRMAWHAAGTYRTADGRGGANSGQQRFAPLDSWPDNGNLDKARRLLWPIKQKYGSRISWADLLIIAGNVAIESMGGPVFGFGGGRADVFEPERDIYWGSEDKWVNEGVQTRIAPEHGMHELEGPLAAIQMGLIYVNPEGPGGNPDPLQSARDIKATFERMAMNHEETVALTAGGHTFGKAHGNGDASLLGHAPAGGDLAAQGFGWVSSHESGGIGEHAVTSGLEGSWVNTPIEWSENFFRLLLDYEYELVRSPAGAQQWQPIDQKPEDMAPAAWDPDVKVPTMMTTADMALKMDPEFRVISEKFRNDHEAFKDAFARAWFKLTHRDMGPKARYLGPEVPAEDLIWQDPVPAGKAPSDAEVQAVKDRIAASGLTVSQLVKTAWASASTYRKSDHRGGANGARVRLAPQKDWEVNEPALLAKVLDTLDGLRGSMSMADAIVLGGVVGLEKAIRDAGFNVAVPFTGGRGDATAEQTDADSFAVMEPEADAFRNYLGKKKLAVKTEEMMLDRASLLGLSVPEMTVLIGGLRVLGANHGERGLGHFTKRPGQLTNDFFVNLLDMTNVWKAVDGSDDQEYIATDRASGGETWRATRADLIFGSNAELRAVAEVYAETGHEEKFVKDFVKAWTKVMNADRFDLVA; this is translated from the coding sequence ATGGACGCCAAAACGACAGGCCCGCTCGATGGTTGCCCCATGCATGAAGGAGGGGTGAGATCGCTGCTGGGCCGCACCAACCGCGACTGGTGGCCCGAGATGCTGGCGGTCGAAGTTCTCAACCCCAACGGCCCGTCGAATCCGATGGGCGACGATTTCGACTATGCGCAGGCCTTCAAGTCGCTCGACTATCAGGCGCTGAAGGACGACCTGACCGCGCTGATGACCGACAGCCAGCCGTGGTGGCCGGCCGACTATGGGCATTACGGCCCGTTCTTCATCCGCATGGCGTGGCATGCCGCGGGCACCTATCGCACCGCCGACGGCCGGGGCGGCGCCAACAGCGGGCAGCAGCGCTTCGCGCCGCTCGACAGCTGGCCCGACAACGGCAATCTCGACAAGGCGCGCCGCCTGCTATGGCCGATCAAGCAGAAATACGGCAGCAGGATCAGCTGGGCCGATCTGCTCATCATTGCCGGCAATGTCGCGATCGAGAGCATGGGCGGCCCGGTGTTCGGCTTCGGCGGCGGCCGCGCCGACGTGTTCGAGCCAGAGCGCGACATCTACTGGGGCAGCGAGGACAAGTGGGTCAACGAGGGTGTCCAGACCCGCATCGCCCCCGAACATGGCATGCACGAGCTGGAAGGCCCGCTCGCCGCGATCCAGATGGGCCTGATCTACGTCAATCCCGAGGGGCCAGGCGGCAATCCCGATCCGCTCCAGTCGGCGCGCGACATCAAGGCGACGTTCGAGCGGATGGCGATGAACCATGAGGAAACGGTGGCGCTCACCGCCGGCGGCCATACTTTCGGCAAGGCGCACGGCAATGGCGACGCGTCGCTGCTGGGCCATGCGCCGGCGGGCGGCGATCTCGCCGCGCAGGGCTTCGGGTGGGTCAGCTCGCATGAAAGCGGCGGCATCGGCGAACATGCCGTGACCAGCGGCCTTGAAGGCTCGTGGGTCAACACCCCGATCGAATGGTCGGAGAATTTTTTCCGCCTGCTGCTCGATTACGAGTATGAGCTGGTGCGCTCGCCGGCCGGGGCGCAGCAGTGGCAGCCGATCGACCAGAAGCCGGAGGACATGGCGCCCGCCGCCTGGGACCCGGACGTCAAGGTCCCGACGATGATGACCACCGCCGACATGGCGCTGAAGATGGACCCCGAGTTCCGCGTCATCAGCGAGAAGTTCCGCAACGATCACGAGGCGTTCAAGGATGCCTTCGCCCGCGCCTGGTTCAAGCTCACGCACCGCGACATGGGGCCGAAGGCCCGCTACCTCGGCCCCGAAGTCCCCGCCGAGGACCTGATCTGGCAGGACCCGGTTCCGGCGGGCAAGGCGCCTTCGGACGCCGAGGTCCAGGCGGTGAAGGACAGGATCGCCGCCAGCGGCCTGACCGTCAGCCAGCTCGTCAAGACCGCCTGGGCCTCGGCCAGCACCTATCGCAAGTCGGACCATCGCGGCGGCGCCAACGGCGCGCGCGTCCGCCTCGCGCCGCAGAAGGACTGGGAGGTCAACGAGCCCGCCCTGCTCGCCAAGGTGCTCGACACGCTCGACGGCCTGCGCGGCTCGATGTCGATGGCCGATGCTATCGTCCTGGGCGGCGTGGTCGGGCTGGAGAAGGCGATCCGGGATGCGGGCTTCAATGTCGCGGTTCCGTTCACGGGCGGCCGCGGCGATGCGACCGCCGAGCAGACCGACGCCGACAGCTTCGCGGTGATGGAGCCGGAGGCCGACGCCTTCCGCAATTATCTCGGCAAGAAGAAGCTGGCGGTGAAGACCGAGGAAATGATGCTCGACCGGGCATCGCTGCTCGGCCTGTCCGTGCCCGAAATGACCGTGCTGATCGGCGGGCTTCGCGTGCTCGGCGCCAATCACGGCGAGCGCGGCCTCGGCCATTTCACCAAACGCCCGGGCCAGCTGACGAACGATTTCTTCGTCAACCTGCTCGACATGACCAATGTGTGGAAGGCGGTCGACGGCTCGGACGACCAGGAATATATCGCCACCGACCGCGCCAGCGGCGGCGAAACCTGGCGCGCCACCCGGGCCGACCTGATTTTCGGCTCCAACGCGGAATTGCGCGCGGTGGCCGAAGTCTACGCCGAAACCGGCCATGAAGAAAAGTTCGTGAAGGACTTCGTGAAGGCCTGGACCAAGGTGATGAACGCGGACCGCTTCGACCTGGTGGCCTGA
- a CDS encoding aspartate kinase, with the protein MARIVMKFGGTSMAGTERIRRVANIVRRHQEAGHEVAVVVSAMAGETDRLVTFCREANPLYDPAEYDVVVASGEQVTSGLLALTLQAMGCKARSWLGWQLPIHTDDAHAKARIEDIEADTLAASMAAGEVAVIPGFQGLSRHGRITTLGRGGSDTSAVAVAAAVKADRCDIYTDVDGVYTTDPRIVAKARKLKKVTYEEMLELASVGSKVLQTRSVSLAMKENVRVQVLSSFIDDDAPLGDDLPGTMIVSEEELSGELEGLEMERQMITGIAADKNEAKITLTRIADRPGAVAAIFGPLAAANINVDMIIQNVAKDKGETDVTFTVPGADLVRTQALLEGAQQTIGYYRMIADSKVAKISVVGVGMRSHAGVASTMFKGLAERGINIQAISTSEIKVSVLIDEDETELAVRVLHTAYGLDAEDKAA; encoded by the coding sequence TTGGCCCGGATCGTGATGAAGTTCGGCGGCACCTCCATGGCCGGCACGGAGCGTATTCGCCGTGTCGCCAATATCGTGCGCCGTCACCAGGAAGCGGGGCATGAGGTCGCCGTCGTGGTTTCCGCCATGGCGGGCGAGACAGACCGCCTCGTCACTTTCTGCCGCGAGGCGAATCCGCTCTATGATCCGGCGGAATATGACGTGGTAGTCGCCAGCGGAGAGCAGGTCACTTCCGGCCTGCTCGCGCTGACGCTGCAGGCCATGGGCTGCAAGGCGCGCAGCTGGCTCGGCTGGCAGCTGCCGATCCATACGGACGATGCCCATGCCAAGGCGCGGATCGAGGATATCGAGGCGGACACCCTGGCGGCGTCGATGGCGGCAGGCGAAGTCGCCGTGATTCCGGGGTTCCAGGGGCTTTCCCGGCATGGCCGGATCACCACGCTGGGCCGGGGCGGATCGGATACCTCCGCCGTCGCCGTCGCCGCCGCGGTCAAGGCCGACCGCTGCGACATCTACACCGATGTGGACGGCGTCTATACCACCGATCCCCGGATCGTGGCCAAGGCGCGCAAGCTGAAGAAGGTCACTTACGAGGAAATGCTGGAACTGGCCTCGGTCGGCTCCAAGGTGCTGCAGACCCGCTCCGTCAGCCTGGCCATGAAGGAAAATGTCCGGGTGCAGGTCCTGTCATCCTTCATCGACGACGATGCGCCATTGGGCGATGACCTGCCCGGCACGATGATCGTCAGCGAAGAGGAACTCTCCGGCGAACTGGAAGGATTGGAAATGGAACGCCAGATGATCACCGGCATCGCTGCCGACAAGAACGAAGCCAAGATCACCCTGACCCGCATCGCCGACCGGCCCGGCGCGGTCGCCGCGATCTTCGGCCCGCTGGCCGCCGCGAACATCAATGTCGACATGATTATCCAGAACGTCGCCAAGGACAAGGGCGAGACGGACGTCACCTTCACCGTTCCGGGTGCGGATCTGGTGCGCACCCAGGCCCTGCTCGAAGGCGCGCAGCAGACGATCGGCTATTATCGCATGATCGCGGACAGCAAGGTCGCCAAGATCAGCGTCGTCGGCGTGGGGATGCGCAGCCATGCGGGCGTCGCTTCCACCATGTTCAAGGGGCTGGCCGAGCGCGGGATCAATATCCAGGCCATTTCCACCAGCGAGATCAAGGTCAGCGTCCTGATCGACGAGGACGAAACCGAACTGGCCGTGCGCGTGCTGCACACGGCCTATGGGCTGGACGCGGAAGACAAGGCCGCCTGA
- the ubiG gene encoding bifunctional 2-polyprenyl-6-hydroxyphenol methylase/3-demethylubiquinol 3-O-methyltransferase UbiG — protein sequence MASATIRPEEAAHFGALARDWWDPKGSSAMLHRLNPVRLAFIREAIDRHWRADPQGLRPLAGKRALDVGCGAGLLAEPLARLGAEVTGVDAAAENIAAAQAHAAGSGLAIAYRHGELGVLGLGQFDLVTAMEVIEHVADKPAFVAQLAQHLAPGGLLILSTPNRTARSRLLLIGAAEALGAIPRGTHHWDDFITPEELGELLDAAGLRMGQPGGIAFSPARGLHLSADLSLNYIVTAQR from the coding sequence ATGGCAAGTGCAACCATTCGTCCGGAAGAGGCCGCCCATTTCGGCGCATTGGCAAGGGATTGGTGGGACCCGAAGGGTTCCTCCGCCATGCTCCACCGGCTGAATCCGGTGCGCCTGGCCTTCATCCGGGAGGCGATCGACCGGCACTGGCGCGCCGATCCCCAGGGCCTCAGGCCGCTGGCCGGCAAGCGCGCCCTGGACGTGGGCTGCGGCGCGGGCCTGCTGGCCGAACCGCTCGCCCGGCTGGGGGCGGAAGTGACAGGGGTCGATGCCGCGGCCGAGAATATCGCGGCGGCGCAGGCCCATGCCGCCGGTTCGGGCCTTGCCATCGCCTATCGCCATGGCGAGCTGGGCGTGCTCGGCCTCGGCCAGTTCGATCTGGTGACGGCGATGGAAGTGATCGAGCATGTGGCGGACAAGCCGGCGTTCGTGGCGCAACTTGCGCAGCACCTCGCCCCCGGCGGACTGCTGATCCTCTCCACCCCCAATCGCACCGCCCGCTCTCGCCTGCTGCTGATCGGCGCGGCGGAAGCGCTGGGCGCGATTCCCAGGGGCACGCATCATTGGGACGATTTCATCACGCCCGAGGAACTGGGCGAGCTGCTCGACGCCGCCGGCCTGCGGATGGGCCAGCCCGGGGGAATCGCCTTCTCGCCCGCCAGGGGGCTTCACCTGTCCGCCGATCTCTCGCTGAACTATATCGTCACCGCGCAGCGCTGA